Proteins from one Strix uralensis isolate ZFMK-TIS-50842 chromosome 14, bStrUra1, whole genome shotgun sequence genomic window:
- the APBB3 gene encoding amyloid-beta A4 precursor protein-binding family B member 3 isoform X2, translated as MLGKDYMLAIVLVNCDDNLWSDHSLETDPDLPPGWRKIRDSLGTYYWHVPTGTTQWQHPARAASPGGRPESDGEETLRGMDCQAPTAKHSAKDRPIPSPMASLSRRTSLPWHGDDVQHSAEPGSKCFAVRSLGWVEIPEEDLAPGKSSIAVNNCIQQLSNSKGQGSAENWGEGQDLVMILKKDTMSLVDPLDHSLIHCQPILNIRVWGVGCNNGRDFAFVASDKDTCVLKCHVFHCNVPAKGIAKALHEMCSKIVAERAVASSGLPCAATLEPVSSEDLPLQVDILEAVRRSMQTYEALYIGSLPVPRAMGMDVLNEAIEKLTRGPGRERWTPSLIRVSDTAMRVHPAQEDEEAAHIWECQVRYVTFLGIGRDAHTFALIVDTGRRFQCAAFWCEPDAGTISEAVQAACMVTLRPHLGCVPPPRPPPRDVTSCLAPAGCCVVRRHVASHPAATPPRV; from the exons ACAACCTCTGGAGcgaccacagcctggagacagACCCCGACCTCCCCCCAGGCTGGAGGAAAATCCGTGATTCCCTGGGTACCTACTACTGGCATGTGCCGACTGGCACGACGCAGTGGCAGCACCCCGCACGCGCCGCCAGCCCAGGAGGGCGCCCGGAGTCTGATGGAGAGGAGACACTCCGGGGAATG gaCTGCCAGGCCCCCACGGCAAAGCACTCAGCAAAGGACAGGCCCATTCCCAGCCCCATGGCTTCGCTGTCCCGGAG GACCTCGCTGCCCTGGCACGGAGATGACGTCCAGCACAGCGCAGAGCCCGGCTCCAAG TGCTTTGCTGTGCGCTCCCTGGGCTGGGTGGAGATCCCCGAGGAGGACCTGGCACCTGGCAAGAGCAGCATTGCCGTCAACAACTGTATCCAGCAGCTCTCCAACAGCAAGGGCCAGGGCTCTGCGGAGAACTGGGGCGAG GGCCAGGACCTGGTGATGATTCTGAAGAAGGATACCATGAGCCTGGTGGACCCTCTCGACCACAGTCTCATCCACTGCCAGCCCATCCTCAACATCCGTGTCTGGGGCGTTGGCTGCAACAATGGCAG AGACTTCGCCTTTGTAGCCAGTGACAAGGACACCTGTGTCCTCAAGTGTCACGTCTTCCACTGCAACGTGCCCGCCAAGGGAATTGCCAAGGCCCTGCATGAGATGTGCTCCAAG ATCGTGGCCGAGCGAGCCGTAGCGAGCAGTGGGCTGCCATGTGCTGCCACGCTGGAGCCTGTTTCCTCTGAGGACCTGCCGCTGCAAG TGGATATCCTGGAAGCAGTGCGGCGGTCAATGCAGACCTACGAGGCGCTGTACATCGGCAGCCTGCCCGTGCCCAGGGCCATGG GGATGGACGTGCTGAATGAAGCAATTGAGAAGCTGACAAGGGGCCCTGGGCGGGAGCGCTGGACACCCTCCCTCATCCGCGTGTCTGACACGGCCATGAGGGTGCACCCTGCACAG GAAGATGAGGAGGCGGCGCACATCTGGGAGTGCCAGGTGCGGTACGTGACCTTCCTGGGCATCGGCCGGGACGCCCACACCTTCGCGCTCATCGTGGACACGGGGCGACGCTTCCAGTGCGCGGCCTTCTGGTGCGAGCCCGATGCCGGCACCATCTCGGAGGCGGTGCAGGCAGCCTGCATG GTGACCCTGCGGCCACACttggggtgtgtcccccccccacggCCACCCCCCAGGGATGTCACCTCGTGTCTGGCCCCAGCGGGATGCTGTGTTGTGCGACGCCACGTCGCGTCCCACCCCGCGGCCACGCCACCTCGCGTGTGA
- the APBB3 gene encoding amyloid-beta A4 precursor protein-binding family B member 3 isoform X1 — translation MLGKDYMLAIVLVNCDDNLWSDHSLETDPDLPPGWRKIRDSLGTYYWHVPTGTTQWQHPARAASPGGRPESDGEETLRGMDCQAPTAKHSAKDRPIPSPMASLSRRTSLPWHGDDVQHSAEPGSKCFAVRSLGWVEIPEEDLAPGKSSIAVNNCIQQLSNSKGQGSAENWGEGQDLVMILKKDTMSLVDPLDHSLIHCQPILNIRVWGVGCNNGRDFAFVASDKDTCVLKCHVFHCNVPAKGIAKALHEMCSKIVAERAVASSGLPCAATLEPVSSEDLPLQVDILEAVRRSMQTYEALYIGSLPVPRAMGMDVLNEAIEKLTRGPGRERWTPSLIRVSDTAMRVHPAQEDEEAAHIWECQVRYVTFLGIGRDAHTFALIVDTGRRFQCAAFWCEPDAGTISEAVQAACMVQYQKCLVAAAPGAKAKGATGRGRAGLAASGDAAGGAAKASGGSGGAGGAGARKRGLFSLLEAFRLRRALLHTP, via the exons ACAACCTCTGGAGcgaccacagcctggagacagACCCCGACCTCCCCCCAGGCTGGAGGAAAATCCGTGATTCCCTGGGTACCTACTACTGGCATGTGCCGACTGGCACGACGCAGTGGCAGCACCCCGCACGCGCCGCCAGCCCAGGAGGGCGCCCGGAGTCTGATGGAGAGGAGACACTCCGGGGAATG gaCTGCCAGGCCCCCACGGCAAAGCACTCAGCAAAGGACAGGCCCATTCCCAGCCCCATGGCTTCGCTGTCCCGGAG GACCTCGCTGCCCTGGCACGGAGATGACGTCCAGCACAGCGCAGAGCCCGGCTCCAAG TGCTTTGCTGTGCGCTCCCTGGGCTGGGTGGAGATCCCCGAGGAGGACCTGGCACCTGGCAAGAGCAGCATTGCCGTCAACAACTGTATCCAGCAGCTCTCCAACAGCAAGGGCCAGGGCTCTGCGGAGAACTGGGGCGAG GGCCAGGACCTGGTGATGATTCTGAAGAAGGATACCATGAGCCTGGTGGACCCTCTCGACCACAGTCTCATCCACTGCCAGCCCATCCTCAACATCCGTGTCTGGGGCGTTGGCTGCAACAATGGCAG AGACTTCGCCTTTGTAGCCAGTGACAAGGACACCTGTGTCCTCAAGTGTCACGTCTTCCACTGCAACGTGCCCGCCAAGGGAATTGCCAAGGCCCTGCATGAGATGTGCTCCAAG ATCGTGGCCGAGCGAGCCGTAGCGAGCAGTGGGCTGCCATGTGCTGCCACGCTGGAGCCTGTTTCCTCTGAGGACCTGCCGCTGCAAG TGGATATCCTGGAAGCAGTGCGGCGGTCAATGCAGACCTACGAGGCGCTGTACATCGGCAGCCTGCCCGTGCCCAGGGCCATGG GGATGGACGTGCTGAATGAAGCAATTGAGAAGCTGACAAGGGGCCCTGGGCGGGAGCGCTGGACACCCTCCCTCATCCGCGTGTCTGACACGGCCATGAGGGTGCACCCTGCACAG GAAGATGAGGAGGCGGCGCACATCTGGGAGTGCCAGGTGCGGTACGTGACCTTCCTGGGCATCGGCCGGGACGCCCACACCTTCGCGCTCATCGTGGACACGGGGCGACGCTTCCAGTGCGCGGCCTTCTGGTGCGAGCCCGATGCCGGCACCATCTCGGAGGCGGTGCAGGCAGCCTGCATG GTGCAGTACCAGAAGTGCCTGGTGGCCGCTGCACCGGGGGCTAAAGCGAAGGGGGCGAcaggccggggccgggccgggctggcggcCTCGGGGGACGCTGCCGGTGGGGCGGCCAAGGCGAGCGGGGGcagcggaggggcggggggggccggcgcCCGCAAGCGGGGCCTCTTCTCCCTCCTGGAGGCCTTCCGCCTCCGGCGGGCCCTCCTGCACACCCCCTAg
- the SRA1 gene encoding steroid receptor RNA activator 1, with protein MAEPYVRPGNQERGWNDPPQFSYGLQTQAGGPRRTPLTRRAPPPPQGTPPGAPAEPPRAPAAPTALPPRALGPPPLGHPGPAPRAESGRPSAGARPEECSVPAAAVLAPLRGALAACRPTVQKQVCDDIGRRLTVLGDMWAQGKLSAPVRKRMSLLVQELQQQHWDAADEIHRSLMVDHVNEVSQWLVGVKRLIAETRGLPAAELPAAMDGDATARPGQEEP; from the exons ATGGCGGAGCCCTACGTGCGGCCGG GGAACCAGGAGCGTGGCTGGAACGACCCCCCCCAATTCTCCTATGGGCTGCAGACACAGGCCGGGGGTCCCAGGCGAACCCCACTCAcccgccgggccccccctccaccccaggggACTCCTCCAG GTGCTCCTGCAGAGCCGCCCCGTGCCCCGGCTGCCCCCACAGCGCTGCCCCCGCGGGCGCTGGGGCCGCCCCCCCTCGGGCACCCGGGCCCGGCCCCACGGGCAGAGAGCGGGAGGCCGAGCGCCGGGGCCCGCCCCGAGGAGTGCAGCgtgcccgccgccgccgtgcTGGCCCCGCTGAGGGGGGCCCTGGCCGCCTGCCGCCCCACCGTGCAG AAACAAGTGTGCGACGACATCGGGCGGCGGCTGACGGTGCTGGGTGACATGTGGGCGCAGGGGAAGCTGTCGGCcccagtgaggaagaggatgagccTCCTGGTGCAAG agctccagcagcagcactgggacgCAGCCGACGAGATCCACCGCTCGCTCATGGTGGACCACGTGAACGAGGTGAGCCAGTGGCTGGTGGGCGTCAAGCGCCTGATCGCCGAGACGAGGGGCCTGCCCGCTGCGGAGCTGCCTGCCGCCATGGACGGCGACGCCACGGCCAGGCCTGGCCAGGAGGAGCCCTGA